A region from the Vicia villosa cultivar HV-30 ecotype Madison, WI linkage group LG3, Vvil1.0, whole genome shotgun sequence genome encodes:
- the LOC131656463 gene encoding uncharacterized protein LOC131656463 has protein sequence MNPAKRVRTKSTSSGPRGSRATANQADRFLGRAQADRFKNLGSRTILTEKVVVPLGQGGGPYAAMWDFLENRNWQRVFEPHTVIDYDIVKEFYANAIKTTDESVAYTYQSYGEDQSLAGKEIQHTTTGRI, from the exons ATGAATCCTGCCAAGAGAGTACGCACCAAGTCCACAAGCTCTGGTCCTAGAGGATCCCGTGCTACTGCAAACCAAGCTGATAGATTTCTAGGTCGGGCCCAAGCAGACAGGTTCAAGAATCTGGGTTCCCGCACCATTTTAACTGAGAAAGTGGTTGTCCCCTTAGGACAAGGAGGGGGTCCTTATGCTGCTATGTGGGATTTTCTTGAGAATAGGAACTGGCAACGTGTGTTCGAACCACACACCGTCATTGACTATGACATAGTAAAGGAATTCTATGCAAACGCTATCAAAACCACCGATGAATCAGTAGCCTACACATATCAATCCTAT GGAGAGGACCAGAGCTTAGCCGGCAAGGAAATCCAACACACTACAACAGGAAGGATCTGA
- the LOC131656464 gene encoding B3 domain-containing transcription factor VRN1-like, which yields MARTNSTLPISFFKIILQTNLQTIKIPNKFTRNHGAGLPNPVMIKPPDGTKWKVFWKNINGEIWFQKGWKFFTQNYSLQHGCLVVFKYKEGTSELDVVILGQNGVEIDYDSSCNTFDDENENLDDSDDESVKIWNARPSQKKARQRSPSVSPRPHKKVKGGIEKNSQRTTSLNIPKESRAREVAEEFISTNPFFTILIKPYNLVASGLSWLNLKEIIESKEKYVKVQIGKRSWNLKLLPYYRDKTRGRFSAGWSKFAKESGLQPGNVCVFELINKEDLVFKVHVF from the exons ATGGCTAGAACAAATTCAACCCTCCCCATCAGTTTCTTCAAGATTATTCTTCAAACCAATCTTCAAACTATT aaaatacCAAATAAATTTACAAGAAATCACGGAGCTGGTCTACCAAATCCAGTGATGATCAAGCCTCCTGATGGCACTAAATGGAAAGTGTTTTGGAAAAATATCAATGGTGAGATTTGGTTTCAAAAAGGTTGGAAATTTTTTACTCAAAATTACTCTCTACAACATGGTTGTTTGGTAGTGTTTAAATATAAAGAAGGAACTTCAGAGTTAGATGTAGTGATACTTGGCCAGAATGGAGTAgaaattgattatgattcttCATGTAACACTTtcgatgatgaaaatgaaaacctTGACGATAGTGATGATGAATCAGTTAAGATTTGGAATGCACGGCCTAGTCAGAAGAAGGCTAGACAGAGATCACCTTCGGTATCTCCTAGACCGCATAAGAAAGTTAAAG GTGGGATTGAGAAGAATAGTCAAAGAACTACATCTTTGAATATTCCAAAGGAATCTAGAGCTCGGGAAGTTGCCGAAGAATTTATCTCAACCAatccatttttcacaattttgatcAAGCCTTATAATCTGGTAGCAAGCGGGTTG AGTTGGTTGAATTTAAAAGAAATTATTGAGAGTAAGGAGAAGTATGTGAAGGTGCAGATTGGTAAAAGATCATGGAATCTGAAATTGCTCCCTTATTACAGAGATAAAACTAGGGGTCGCTTTTCTGCTGGTTGGTCTAAGTTTGCAAAGGAAAGTGGACTGCAACCCGGAAATGTCTGCGTGTTTGAACTGATAAACAAGGAAGATTTAGTTTTTAAAGTTCATGTTTTCTAA